The following DNA comes from Cyprinus carpio isolate SPL01 chromosome A4, ASM1834038v1, whole genome shotgun sequence.
GGTAcacatttaatttgtcattaaaatgtcattaagtaTTAATAATCTGTCAAATAGCTTTATAACAGTGTcatgaatatttttcatttcatgttttttttttttagatactagaCAATTTCAAATGTCTTAAAGAAGATGAATAGATGTTAGAGAAATGAAATCAAtcatccaataataataataattaaaatttataaaattatattttattgcatttggaGAACgattcacccaaaattgaattaaaacaatGGTGGGGGTTAAGCAATGCAGCATTTGGTCCATatcactgcaaaaacagttaATTACAGCATCCTACACATTTATATTGTCTTGacatgcttttttacattttttacttttttacatgaATAAGTCTACCTAAGACACCATCATAATGGTGTACACCTAACCAGTGGTGCCACTCTATCATTTTGAGGTGAGTTTTCAGTGACTCAGTAGTACGATTTCCTCTACGACGCCATATTTCAAACTTGTAATTCTGCCATGCACGCTCAATATGCTGAGTATGAGCACCAGTCCCTGGATCAACAAAGTGTCTTTTATGGCAGACACAATACTGACGATATCCGTACTGGGAAAGCTGTCTGTTGTAGGCACGACATTCATCCGTAAGGATTGATGTTCTAGGTCTGATATGTCGTTGAATTTGGCTTATAAGTGTTTGCCTTGAGCGGTCCTTGACGAGTCTCAGAATGGGTCTTCTGGA
Coding sequences within:
- the LOC122140678 gene encoding uncharacterized protein LOC122140678, translated to MINDGIAGSSKTLTRMTKVLRKVCIAALKRLRIRGMRIGGQHRFVVIDESKFAHKRKYHRGRCGNKWVFGMLEVDGLSRRPILRLVKDRSRQTLISQIQRHIRPRTSILTDECRAYNRQLSQYGYRQYCVCHKRHFVDPGTGAHTQHIERAWQNYKFEIWRRRGNRTTESLKTHLKMIEWHHWLGVHHYDGVLGRLIHVKK